One window of the Oncorhynchus mykiss isolate Arlee chromosome 5, USDA_OmykA_1.1, whole genome shotgun sequence genome contains the following:
- the LOC118964539 gene encoding flocculation protein FLO11-like: MGFGTEVLGDGTDRSRSGRPRVASRVSSQMDRSTSWSKPNSRLDHAPEQAISQPSSRTDHYREQLQNRPLSSPTSEQTTTQSSSRTGHYPAQLQNRPVPRAAPEQTTTQSSSRTGHYPAQLQNRPLLRAAPEQAIIQPNYRTDQYPEQPQNRPLPRAAPEQAISQPSSRTDHYPEQLQNRPLSSPTSEQTNTQSSSRTGHYPAQLQNRPVPRAALEQTTTQSSSRTGHYPAQLQNRTLLRAAPEQAIIQPNYRTDQYPEQPQNRPLPRAAPEQAISQPSSRTDHYPEQLQNRPLSSPTSEQTNTQSSSRTGHYPAQVQNRPLPRAAPEQTTIQSSSRTGHSLAQLQNRPLPRAAPEQAITQSSSRTGHSLAQLQNRPLPRAAPEQTTTWSSSRTDHYPEQLQNRPLPRAAPEQAITQSSSRTGHYPEQLQNRPFPSPAPEQTTTRSSSRTGHYPAQLQNRPLLRAAPEQAIIQPSSRTDHYPEQLQNRPLLRPTTEQTNTQSSSRTGHYPEQLQNRPLPSPTPEQTTTQSSSRTGHYPAQLQNRPLPSPAPEQISSRTDHSLAQLQNRPLPRAAPEQAITQSSSRTGHYPEQLQNRPFPSPAPEQTTTQSSSRTDHYPEQLQNRPLPRAAPEQTTTQNRPLPSPTPEQTTTQSSSRTGHYPAQLQNRPLPRAAPEQTTTRSSSRTGHYPEQLQNRPFPSPAPEQTITQSSSRTGHYPEQLQNRPFPSPAPEQTTTQSSSRTDHYPEQLQNRPLPRAAPEQTTTQNRPLSSPAPEQTTTQSSSRTDHSLAQLQNRPLPRAAPEQAITQSSSRTGHYPEQLQNRPFPSPAPEQTTTQSSSRTDHYPEQLQNRPLPRTGHYPAQLQNRPLLRAAPEQAITQSSSRTGHSLAQLQNRPLPRAAPEQTTTRSSSRTGHYPEQLQNRPLPRTGHYPAQLQNRPLLRAAPEQAIIQPSSRTDHYPEQLQNRPLPGAAPEQAITQSSSRTDHYPEQLQNRPFPSPAPEQTITQSSSRTGHYPEQLQNRPFPSPAPEQTTTQSSSRTDHYPEQLQNRPLPRAAPEQTTTQNRPLPSPTPEQTTTQSSSRTGHYPAQLQNRPLPRAAPEQTIP, from the exons CCCAACTCCAGATTAGACCACGCTCCAGAACAGGCCATTTCCCAGCCCAGCTCCAGAACAGACCACTACCGAGAGCAGCTCCAGAACAGGCCATTATCCAGCCCAACTTCAGAACAGACCACTACCCAGAGCAGCTCCAGAACAGGCCATTATCCAGCCCAACTACAGAACAGACCAGTACCCAGAGCAGCCCCAGAACAGACCACCACCCAGAGCAGCTCCAGAACAGGCCATTACCCAGCCCAACTCCAGAACAGACCACTACTCAGAGCAGCTCCAGAACAGGCCATTATCCAGCCCAACTACAGAACAGACCAGTACCCAGAGCAGCCCCAGAACAGACCACTACCCAGAGCAGCTCCAGAACAGGCCATTTCCCAGCCCAGCTCCAGAACAGACCACTACCCAGAGCAGCTCCAGAACAGGCCATTATCCAGCCCAACTTCAGAACAGACCAATACCCAGAGCAGCTCCAGAACAGGCCATTATCCAGCCCAACTACAGAACAGACCAGTACCCAGAGCAGCCCTTGAACAGACCACTACCCAGAGCAGCTCCAGAACAGGCCATTACCCAGCCCAACTCCAGAACAGAACACTACTCAGAGCAGCTCCAGAACAGGCCATTATCCAGCCCAACTACAGAACAGACCAGTACCCAGAGCAGCCCCAGAACAGACCACTACCCAGAGCAGCTCCAGAACAGGCCATTTCCCAGCCCAGCTCCAGAACAGACCACTACCCAGAGCAGCTCCAGAACAGGCCATTATCCAGCCCAACTTCAGAACAGACCAATACCCAGAGCAGCTCCAGAACAGGCCATTATCCagcccaggtccagaacagaccACTACCGAGAGCAGCTCCAGAACAGACCACTATCCAGAGCAGCTCCAGAACAGGCCATTCCCTAGCCCAACTACAGAACAGACCACTACCCAGAGCAGCTCCAGAACAGGCCATTACCCAGAGCAGCTCCAGAACAGGCCATTCCCTAGCCCAGCTTCAGAACAGACCACTACCCAGAGCAGCTCCAGAACAGACCACTACCTGGAGCAGCTCCAGAACGGACCACTACCCGGAGCAGCTCCAGAACAGGCCATTACCCAGAGCAGCTCCAGAACAGGCCATTACCCAGAGCAGCTCCAGAACAGGCCATTACCCAGAGCAGCTCCAGAACAGGCCATTCCCTAGCCCAGCTCCAGAACAGACCACTACCCGGAGCAGCTCCAGAACAGGCCATTACCCAGCCCAACTCCAGAACAGACCACTACTCAGAGCAGCTCCAGAACAGGCCATTATCCAGCCCAGCTCCAGAACAGACCACTACCCAGAGCAGCTCCAGAACAGGCCATTATTAAGGCCAACTACTGAACAGACCAATACCCAGAGCAGCTCCAGAACAGGCCATTACCCGGAGCAGCTCCAGAACAGGCCATTACCCAGCCCAACTCCAGAACAGACCACTACTCAGAGCAGCTCCAGAACAGGCCATTATCCAGCCCAGCTCCAGAACAGACCATTACCCAGTCCAGCTCCAGAACAG ATCAGCTCCAGAACAGACCATTCCCTAGCCCAGCTCCAGAACAGACCACTACCCAGAGCAGCTCCAGAACAGGCCATTACCCAGAGCAGCTCCAGAACAGGCCATTACCCAGAGCAGCTCCAGAACAGGCCATTCCCTAGCCCAGCTCCAGAACAGACCACTACCCAGAGCAGCTCCAGAACAGACCACTACCCGGAGCAGCTCCAGAACAGGCCATTACCCAGAGCAGCTCCAGAACAGACCACTACCCAGAACAGGCCATTACCCAGCCCAACTCCAGAACAGACCACTACTCAGAGCAGCTCCAGAACAGGCCATTATCCAGCCCAGCTCCAGAACAGACCACTACCCAGAGCAGCTCCAGAACAGACCACTACCCGGAGCAGCTCCAGAACAGGCCATTACCCAGAGCAGCTCCAGAACAGACCATTCCCTAGCCCAGCTCCAGAACAGACCATTACCCAGAGCAGCTCCAGAACAGGCCATTACCCAGAGCAGCTCCAGAACAGGCCATTCCCTAGCCCAGCTCCAGAACAGACCACTACACAGAGCAGCTCCAGAACAGACCACTACCCGGAGCAGCTCCAGAACAGGCCATTACCCAGAGCAGCTCCAGAACAGACCACTACCCAGAACAGGCCATTATCCAGCCCAGCTCCAGAACAGACCACTACCCAGAGCAGCTCCAGAACAGACCATTCCCTAGCCCAGCTCCAGAACAGACCACTACCCAGAGCAGCTCCAGAACAGGCCATTACCCAGAGCAGCTCCAGAACAGGCCATTACCCAGAGCAGCTCCAGAACAGGCCATTCCCTAGCCCAGCTCCAGAACAGACCACTACCCAGAGCAGCTCCAGAACAGACCATTACCCAGAGCAGCTCCAGAACAGACCACTACCCAGAACAGGCCATTACCCAGCCCAACTCCAGAACAGACCACTACTCAGAGCAGCTCCAGAACAGGCCATTACCCAGAGCAGCTCCAGAACAGGCCATTCCCTAGCCCAGCTCCAGAACAGACCACTACCCAGAGCAGCTCCAGAACAGACCACTACCCGGAGCAGCTCCAGAACAGGCCATTACCCAGAGCAGCTCCAGAACAGACCACTACCCAGAACAGGCCATTACCCAGCCCAACTCCAGAACAGACCACTACTCAGAGCAGCTCCAGAACAGGCCATTATCCAGCCCAGCTCCAGAACAGACCACTACCCAGAGCAGCTCCAGAACAGACCACTACCCGGAGCAGCTCCAGAACAGGCCATTACCCAGAGCAGCTCCAGAACAGACCACTACCCAGAGCAGCTCCAGAACAGACCATTCCCTAGCCCAGCTCCAGAACAGACCATTACCCAGAGCAGCTCCAGAACAGGCCATTACCCAGAGCAGCTCCAGAACAGGCCATTCCCTAGCCCAGCTCCAGAACAGACCACTACACAGAGCAGCTCCAGAACAGACCACTACCCGGAGCAGCTCCAGAACAGGCCATTACCCAGAGCAGCTCCAGAACAGACCACTACCCAGAACAGGCCATTACCCAGCCCAACTCCAGAACAGACCACTACTCAGAGCAGCTCCAGAACAGGCCATTATCCAGCCCAGCTCCAGAACAGACCACTACCCAGAGCAGCTCCAGAACAGACCATTCCCTAG